CGTGGTTCACACCTATTCAGGATTCGAGAAGCGTGTTGTTACGCTACTTGAAGAAAAGGTGAAAAACGAGAAGCTCGCAGATCAGATCGACGATGTTCTGATCCCTACAGAAGATGTAATAGAGCTTAAGAAAGGAAAAAAGAAGGTCAGTAAAAAGAAGACCTTCCCTGGCTATATTCTTGTGCACATGGAAATGAGCACCACCAACTGGCATGTCGTTAAAAGCATTCCTAAGGTGACTGGCTTTGTGGGCGGAATAAACCCCGTTCCTATCCCTGAACATGATGTTAAAGCCATGATAGACCTTGCTAAATCAGAATCTCCCAGAATCGCTTCTAAATATGTTGAAGGCGACACTGTGGAAGTTATTGACGGACCATTCCTCGGTTTCACAGGTACTGTGGACGAGGTTAATCCTGACAAAGAGAAGGTACGCGTTATCGTAAGTATTTTCGGAAGACAAACCCCTGTAGAGCTTGATTATCTACAGGTTAAAAGAGTGGGTTAACGGAAGGACCGGTTTTCGGACTTTCCGTTAAAGAAATAAAGAGCAAATTCGCTGACAGTGCGGGTTTGCCCTTTTGCGTATTGAAACCACAGGGCTATATGCCCTGATAAAAAACTAAGGTTTTATATAAACCGGAGGTTTAGTTAGATGGCCAAGAAAGTATCAGGTCAGCTTAAACTCCAGATTCCGGCAGGGAAGGCAAACCCTTCTCCTCCAGTTGGTCCCGCGCTCGGTCAGCGTGGTGTCAACATTATGGATTTTTGCAAGGCCTTCAACGCTGAGACACAGAACCTGGGTGACTCTATCATTCCTGTGGTAATCACAGTTTATGAAGACAGAAGTTTCTCTTTTGTAACAAAGACACCGCCAGTTTCTGACCTAATCAAAAAAGAGCTGAGTATTAAAAGTGCATCCCAGACACCCGGAAAGGCTGTTGCGGGACACCTGAAAAAAGATCAGCTGCAGAAGATTGCGGAGATCAAACTTCCCGATCTTAACACAAACGATGTAGAACAGGCGATGAAAATTGTCGCAGGTTCAGCCCGCAGTATGGGCATCACAACAGACTAAGAGGTGAATCATGGCTAGAGGAAAACAGTACCAGGCTGCCTCAGGTAAGATAGACTCAGAAAAATCTTACAACCTGGAAGAGGCTATAGCTCTCGCTAAAGAAGCCGCATTCGCTAAGTTCGACGAAACTATTGATATTGCTGTTAAACTGGGTGTAAATCCTAAACATGCAGATCAGATGGTTCGCGGATCAGTGAGTCTTCCCCACGGTACAGGACGCGACGTAAAAGTTCTTGTATTTTGCAAAGGCGACAAACAGAAAGATGCACAGGATGCCGGCGCTGACTTTGTCGGCGACGACGAACTTATCGCAAGGGTTCAGGACGGATGGACTGATTTTGACAAAGTAGTAGCAACACCTGACATGATGGCTCAGGTGGGTAAATTGGGTAAGGTTCTCGGGCCAAGAGGTCTTATGCCTAACCCTAAAGTAGGAACAGTAACACAAGACGTAGCAAAAGTTGTTAAAGAGCTTAAAGCAGGTATGATCGAATTCAGAGTCGACAAAGTAGGTATAATCCACTCTGTCGTCGGAAAGAAAAGTTTTGAAGACGGTAAGCTGAAAGATAACATCACAGCGTTGCTTGACACACTGGTCAAGCTGAAACCGGCAAGTGCCAAAGGGCAATATGTTAGGGGCATTTATATTTCTGCAACGATGGGCCCCAGAGTCAAACTTGACCACTCAAAAATAGTGAACGAACTGTAACAACAGAAACTAATTCTGGTTAAAGAAGCAGGTTTCGCATTATAAAATGTGTGTAAATCTCCTGCGGAAACCGGTTGATATACAACCGGAAACGGAGGAACAGCGTGAAAAAAGCTGATAAAGAACAACTGGTAGCTGAGCTTAGTGCTCAGGTAAAAGATTCCGATGCGCTGTTTTTGACGAACTACAAAGGTCTTACATATCTTCAGCAGACTGCTGTAAGAAGTGAGATCAAAGAAAAAGGTAGCGATTTCAAAGTCGTCAAAAACACACTTTTGAAAATTGCTCTTAACAACAACGATATAGACTCTATGGATTCATACCTCGTAGAGCCTACTGCATGTGCTATTGTTACCGGCGACGTTGCTGCTGTCGCTAAAACAATCAAGAAATACGCGAAAGAATTTGATAAGTTTGAAATTAAAGCTGGTTACCTCGACGGTAACGTACTCACAGCAAATGATGTTAATGTACTGGCAGACCTGCCGAGCCGCGACGAGCTGCTTGCTAAAATGCTCAGTAGCATGAACGCTCCTGTGTCCAACTTCGTATCGCTTCTTGCTAATATTCCAAGAAGCCTCGTGAACGTGCTGACCGCTGTGAAAGATAAAAAAGATAACTAATCAGGAGAGACAAAATGTCAGTAACTAAAGAACAAGTAATTGAATTTATCGAGAACATGACTGTTATCGAGCTTTCTGAGCTCGTAAAAGAACTCGAAGACAAATTTGGTGTTTCCGCATCTGCTCCAGTTGCTATGATGGCTGCTGGCCCTGCAGCTGGCGGCGAAGCAGCTGCTGCTGAGCAAACAGAATTCACTGTTGAACTTACAGCCGCTGGCGATAAAAAAGTACAGGTTATTAAAGTTGTACGTGAGATCACAGGTCTCGGACTTAAAGAAGCTAAGGCTCTTGTTGACGGTGCTCCTGCTCCTGTTAAAGAAGGCGTATCTAAAGAAGAAGCTGAAGAGCTTAAAGCTAAAATCGAAGAAGCAGGCGCTTCTGTAACAGTTAAGTAATTTCAGTAAACTACTGATATTAAAGCATTAATAGTATGGGGGAGCACTGTCTCCCCCGTCTTTCGTTTAAAAATTACCGGAAGGTGAAACGAATGTATTTGACCAGCAAACCCACCGAGAGACGTAACTTTTCAAGAATTCAGAAGGTTATAGACATCCCTGACCTTATTGAAGTTCAGAGAGATTCATATGTTGATTTCCTTCAGGCCGAATATACACCGGAGACTCGTGTTGTAAAAGGGCTAGAGGAAGTTTTTCGTGAGATTTTCCCAATAACCGATTTTAATGAAACTGCGGTATTGGAGTATATAAGCTATAGTATTGAAAAATATAAATATACTCCCGGTGAGGCCATTGACCGCAGCACAACCTTCGCTGCGCCGCTTAAGATAAAAGTCAGGCTGGTGACATATGATGTAAACGAAGAGACCGGCGAAAAAATGGTTGTCTCTGCGAAAGAGTCAGAAGTATATCTTTGCGATATACCTATGATGACGGACAGAGGTACTTTTGTCATAAATGGTGTTGAAAGGGTTATCGTTAACCAACTCCACCGTTCCCCCGGTATCTTCTTCGAAGATTTGACTGCATCCAAAGGTGTTATGGAAAAACACCTGTTTAGTGCGAGAATAATCCCCTATAGAGGTTCATGGATAGATTTCGACTTCGATTCTAAAAACATCATGTATGTTAGGATCGACAAAAAACGTAAAATACCAGTTACCGTTCTGCTAAAGGCGCTTGGCTATACAGAAAAAGATATTCTTGATACCTATTATACAAAAGAGAAAATAACTTTTGATGAAAGGGACAGAATCTTCAAAGAATTTAACGAGGACATCATCCTTGGTCTGCGCAACAGCCTTGATATTCTTGATAAAGAAGGCAACGTCGTTGTTAAAGCCAATCATAAGATTACCAAAGCAGCAAGAAAAAGAATGGTAAAAGCAGAGATCGAAAAAATCCCTGTTGCTTTTGAAGACATTGAACATACATTTTTTGCAGAAGATGTTGTAACTCCTGACGGCGAAGTGCTGATAGAGTCTAATACAGCTATAAGCGAAGAAATGTTTGATAAACTTAAAGAGAATAACATCAGAGAATTTCAGGTTCTCTTCATAGACAGACTTACATCAGACAGCATTATGCGTGACATCCTTGCTGTTGATAAAGTGAAGACACAGGAAGAAGCTCTTATCGACATATATAAGAAACTTCGCCCCGGCGAGCCTGCAACTGAGGAGACTGCTAAAACTCTCTTTGATAACCTCTTTTTTAACCCGAAAAGATACGACCTTTCCAAAGTTGGTCGTCTTAAAATAAATAAACGTCTTGGTCTCGATGTAGACCTTGATACAACAACCCTGACTGCTGAGGATATTGTTGAGACTGTGCGTGTTCTTGAGAACATTCGTAAAGGGCTTGATAAAGTAGATGATATAGATCACCTCGGACACAGAAGGGTAAGAGCTGCCGGTGAGCAGCTTCAGAACCATATACGGATCGGACTCTCCAGAAT
This window of the Denitrovibrio acetiphilus DSM 12809 genome carries:
- the nusG gene encoding transcription termination/antitermination protein NusG, giving the protein MAKQWYVVHTYSGFEKRVVTLLEEKVKNEKLADQIDDVLIPTEDVIELKKGKKKVSKKKTFPGYILVHMEMSTTNWHVVKSIPKVTGFVGGINPVPIPEHDVKAMIDLAKSESPRIASKYVEGDTVEVIDGPFLGFTGTVDEVNPDKEKVRVIVSIFGRQTPVELDYLQVKRVG
- the rplK gene encoding 50S ribosomal protein L11; this translates as MAKKVSGQLKLQIPAGKANPSPPVGPALGQRGVNIMDFCKAFNAETQNLGDSIIPVVITVYEDRSFSFVTKTPPVSDLIKKELSIKSASQTPGKAVAGHLKKDQLQKIAEIKLPDLNTNDVEQAMKIVAGSARSMGITTD
- the rplA gene encoding 50S ribosomal protein L1, with translation MARGKQYQAASGKIDSEKSYNLEEAIALAKEAAFAKFDETIDIAVKLGVNPKHADQMVRGSVSLPHGTGRDVKVLVFCKGDKQKDAQDAGADFVGDDELIARVQDGWTDFDKVVATPDMMAQVGKLGKVLGPRGLMPNPKVGTVTQDVAKVVKELKAGMIEFRVDKVGIIHSVVGKKSFEDGKLKDNITALLDTLVKLKPASAKGQYVRGIYISATMGPRVKLDHSKIVNEL
- the rplJ gene encoding 50S ribosomal protein L10, encoding MKKADKEQLVAELSAQVKDSDALFLTNYKGLTYLQQTAVRSEIKEKGSDFKVVKNTLLKIALNNNDIDSMDSYLVEPTACAIVTGDVAAVAKTIKKYAKEFDKFEIKAGYLDGNVLTANDVNVLADLPSRDELLAKMLSSMNAPVSNFVSLLANIPRSLVNVLTAVKDKKDN
- the rplL gene encoding 50S ribosomal protein L7/L12, whose translation is MSVTKEQVIEFIENMTVIELSELVKELEDKFGVSASAPVAMMAAGPAAGGEAAAAEQTEFTVELTAAGDKKVQVIKVVREITGLGLKEAKALVDGAPAPVKEGVSKEEAEELKAKIEEAGASVTVK